One genomic window of Halanaerobium saccharolyticum subsp. saccharolyticum DSM 6643 includes the following:
- the pulA gene encoding type I pullulanase encodes MFKEDLKTNPAKLYYAGNDLGLTFSENEINYKIWSPPAQSAFIEIYADDQGAKKLDELELEASPSDTWKVKIPEEYYNKYYQLRLKLARKEYRFVDPWTKAVGTNSKYGLIVDPTQIYPPSWTRDQKIKLEDPVDTVIYELHVKDFSVSPESGIRHKGKYNAFTERHSVNKEGMLTGIAHLKELGITHVHLLPVYDFASVDDTDPDDYNWGYDPLYYMVPEGSYASNPANESRIYEFKKMVKTLHSYGIGVIMDVVYNHTYHTQNSPFQKIFPNYFYRFTEDGEFANASGCGNEIATEREMMRKYIVDSLLYWSEEYHIDGFRFDLMSSIDRETMLLAEHKLRQENPSVLVYGEPWAAIEPQLEKYQQIHKGDQRGTGISVFNDNYRNALKGDSDGTGKGFIQGKIGLEREINEGIIGSIGLEERRLYGFTLQPGESINYVEAHDNLTLWDKLARSCPGANEEQRKKMHKLAQMILFTSQGVPFIQAGTEFLRTKFGDKNSFDSGVEINELKWERKTTYRDHFNYLKGLINLRSHHPAFRMKKRSDIKDNLHFIDSPFGTVGYGIFNNANEDSWSTILVLLNPSKEWKQFYLPDNRTWAIVVDDKEAGTEPIRFFHSNEVLVPPITGMVIYAADLVTGY; translated from the coding sequence ATGTTTAAAGAAGATTTAAAAACTAATCCTGCAAAATTATATTATGCAGGTAACGATTTAGGTTTAACTTTTTCTGAAAATGAAATTAATTATAAAATATGGTCGCCTCCGGCTCAGTCAGCTTTTATCGAAATTTATGCTGATGATCAAGGGGCTAAGAAGTTAGATGAATTAGAATTAGAAGCATCACCAAGTGATACCTGGAAAGTTAAAATTCCAGAAGAGTATTATAACAAATACTATCAATTAAGACTTAAATTAGCCCGCAAAGAATATAGATTTGTTGATCCTTGGACTAAAGCTGTGGGAACAAATAGTAAATATGGTCTAATAGTTGATCCAACTCAAATATATCCACCTAGCTGGACTCGTGACCAAAAAATTAAGCTTGAAGATCCTGTAGATACTGTAATTTATGAGCTTCATGTTAAAGACTTTTCAGTATCGCCCGAAAGTGGGATTAGACATAAGGGCAAATACAATGCTTTTACTGAAAGACATAGTGTTAATAAAGAAGGAATGTTAACAGGTATTGCCCACCTTAAAGAATTAGGAATAACCCATGTTCATTTGCTTCCCGTATATGATTTTGCTTCAGTTGATGATACTGATCCAGATGATTATAACTGGGGTTATGATCCTCTCTATTATATGGTTCCAGAAGGCTCTTATGCTTCAAATCCAGCTAATGAAAGCAGAATTTATGAATTTAAAAAGATGGTCAAAACACTTCACTCTTATGGAATTGGGGTTATTATGGATGTGGTTTATAATCATACCTATCATACTCAGAATTCACCATTTCAAAAGATTTTCCCAAATTATTTTTACCGTTTTACCGAAGATGGAGAATTTGCTAATGCTTCTGGATGTGGAAATGAAATTGCAACTGAAAGAGAGATGATGCGTAAATATATTGTTGATTCTCTTCTTTATTGGAGTGAAGAATACCATATTGATGGTTTTCGTTTTGATTTAATGTCTTCTATTGATAGAGAAACTATGTTATTGGCTGAACACAAGCTGCGCCAGGAGAATCCTTCAGTTTTAGTTTATGGAGAGCCCTGGGCAGCAATAGAACCACAGCTGGAGAAATATCAGCAGATTCATAAAGGTGATCAAAGAGGAACTGGAATTTCAGTTTTTAATGATAATTATAGAAATGCTCTTAAAGGAGATAGCGATGGAACAGGAAAGGGTTTTATACAGGGCAAAATTGGCTTAGAAAGAGAAATTAATGAAGGCATTATTGGCTCAATTGGATTAGAAGAACGACGTTTATATGGATTTACTCTTCAGCCTGGAGAAAGTATTAATTATGTAGAAGCCCATGATAATTTAACACTCTGGGATAAATTGGCCCGGTCCTGTCCCGGAGCTAACGAAGAGCAGCGCAAAAAAATGCATAAACTTGCCCAGATGATTTTATTTACTTCTCAAGGAGTTCCATTCATTCAAGCTGGAACAGAGTTTTTGAGAACAAAATTTGGGGATAAAAATAGTTTTGACTCTGGAGTTGAGATTAATGAATTGAAGTGGGAACGAAAAACAACTTATCGAGATCATTTCAATTATTTAAAAGGGCTGATTAATCTGCGCAGTCATCACCCTGCATTTAGAATGAAGAAGCGCTCAGATATTAAAGACAATTTACATTTTATTGATTCACCTTTTGGAACTGTGGGTTATGGAATATTTAATAATGCAAATGAAGATTCTTGGAGCACTATTTTAGTTTTATTAAATCCTTCTAAAGAGTGGAAACAATTTTATCTTCCTGACAATAGAACCTGGGCGATAGTTGTTGATGATAAAGAAGCAGGGACTGAGCCAATTAGATTTTTCCATTCAAATGAAGTTTTAGTACCTCCCATTACAGGAATGGTGATTTATGCTGCAGATTTAGTTACAGGCTATTAA
- a CDS encoding alanine/glycine:cation symporter family protein, with amino-acid sequence MLELFLSVNSAVNSIVWGPPFLFLLVGTGLYLTIRLNFLQFRHFKLSWDKSFGRYFNKDVENEEGVLSSFQAISSAMAATLGVGNIAGVSTALSLGGPGAVFWMWISALVGMATKFAEAQLGVKFREKTGEDEYSGGVMYYIENGMGGNWKWLASLYAFFAGIAAFGIGNMVQSNTLAHAAEDGFAVPSWITGLVVSFLVGLVILGGIKRIGKVAEKLVPLMAAFYFIGGAFIIITNYSEIPAVFASIMSNAFNPASAFGGFAGASVRMAVRFGIARGVFSNEAGLGAASIVHAQAKNKPTRQGMWGIWEVFIDTIVVGTITALVVLLTGALGTGETGAVLAAEGFTRGLSGPGGYIINISIIIFAYTTMLTWSFYGEESWKYLFGKKIIKPYRIVFVILLFVGAIGALEPIWLLADTLNGLMAAPNLIALVVLAGAVVKEKDKYLLELKDDKAA; translated from the coding sequence ATGTTAGAATTATTTTTATCAGTTAATAGTGCAGTGAATTCAATTGTCTGGGGACCTCCCTTCCTTTTTTTGCTGGTTGGAACAGGTCTTTATTTAACAATTAGACTAAATTTTTTGCAGTTTAGGCATTTTAAACTTTCATGGGATAAAAGTTTTGGTCGTTATTTTAATAAAGATGTTGAGAATGAAGAAGGAGTTTTATCATCTTTTCAGGCTATTAGTTCGGCTATGGCAGCTACATTGGGAGTTGGAAATATTGCTGGTGTTAGTACCGCATTATCCTTAGGTGGCCCGGGAGCTGTTTTCTGGATGTGGATTTCTGCCCTGGTCGGAATGGCTACTAAATTTGCAGAAGCACAGTTGGGTGTTAAGTTTAGAGAAAAAACAGGAGAAGATGAGTATAGTGGTGGAGTAATGTATTATATAGAAAATGGTATGGGGGGCAATTGGAAATGGTTGGCTTCTTTATATGCATTTTTTGCTGGAATTGCAGCTTTTGGTATCGGAAATATGGTGCAGTCAAATACTTTAGCACATGCAGCAGAAGATGGATTTGCTGTACCTAGCTGGATAACAGGTTTAGTAGTATCATTTTTAGTCGGATTAGTTATTCTTGGAGGAATTAAAAGAATAGGGAAGGTCGCAGAAAAATTAGTTCCTTTGATGGCAGCTTTTTATTTCATTGGTGGAGCATTTATAATTATAACAAATTATTCTGAAATACCAGCTGTTTTTGCAAGTATTATGAGTAATGCCTTCAACCCAGCTTCAGCTTTTGGCGGTTTTGCTGGTGCTTCTGTTCGGATGGCAGTACGTTTTGGTATAGCGCGCGGTGTTTTTTCAAATGAAGCAGGTCTGGGAGCAGCTTCTATAGTTCATGCCCAGGCTAAAAACAAGCCAACTCGTCAAGGAATGTGGGGTATTTGGGAGGTTTTTATTGATACTATTGTTGTTGGTACGATTACAGCTTTAGTAGTTCTTCTAACTGGAGCCTTAGGTACTGGAGAAACTGGAGCCGTTTTAGCAGCCGAGGGTTTTACTAGAGGTTTATCTGGACCAGGTGGTTATATAATAAACATTAGTATAATTATTTTTGCATATACTACAATGCTGACCTGGAGTTTTTATGGTGAAGAAAGTTGGAAATATTTATTTGGTAAAAAGATTATTAAACCATACCGTATTGTTTTTGTAATCTTACTTTTTGTAGGTGCAATTGGGGCGCTAGAGCCAATTTGGCTTTTGGCTGACACTTTAAATGGTTTAATGGCAGCACCAAACTTAATTGCATTAGTGGTATTAGCTGGAGCAGTTGTTAAAGAAAAAGACAAGTATTTATTAGAATTAAAAGATGATAAAGCTGCTTAA
- a CDS encoding DUF4914 family protein: MLKDKNLKNVELPEEVEELLQACPKYTVAHNEQQLVELSVRDAQNGCQEVKYEIPEKGEVVEAVVCKVRNGISANYPDPYMRRRDPNCMLIADEKATDKERYEDRFDEKFEKNMRSETFEWLKKQELALFFFETGPNGLGVRAMAVVPANAAFFAFGLSLLQGIVDTRKRDELFKPSSFIYIAPPFRHTHFGGEQVVVHRRLDNKYEMFAYNLYPGPSAKKGVYGMLINQGEKEEWVTLHCSAVQVVTPYGNTVNISHEGASGGGKSEMLEDMHRERSGRLLFGKNLMTDEKFHITLPQGCGLRPMTDDMAICHNSLQKNNGKLTLMDAENSWFVRVDHINKYGTEPNLESITADPDKPLLFLNIDAAPNSTALIWEHIEDEPDKPCPNPRVTIPRDIIPDVLKEPLSIDVRSFGVRVPPCTKENPTYGILGLFHVLPPALAWLWRLVAPRGHGNPSIITGDGMSSEGVGSYWPFATGKKVDQANLLLDQIIDTPKVKYILVPNQHIGAWKVGFMPEWITREYLARRGGAWFTENQLRPARMPLLGYSLQELLVEGQNIEREFLQVHRQPEVGQKAYDIGGKILSDFFKKCIKEYLEPGLNPIGKKIIETALNDGSVEAYSDLIEGEPIIREI; encoded by the coding sequence ATGCTTAAAGATAAGAATTTAAAAAATGTTGAATTACCGGAAGAAGTTGAGGAATTACTTCAGGCCTGCCCTAAATATACTGTTGCGCATAATGAGCAGCAGCTGGTTGAGCTTTCTGTTAGAGATGCTCAAAATGGTTGTCAGGAAGTTAAATATGAGATACCTGAGAAAGGTGAGGTAGTTGAAGCAGTTGTTTGTAAGGTACGTAATGGTATTTCTGCTAATTATCCTGACCCTTATATGCGTCGTCGTGATCCTAACTGCATGTTGATTGCAGATGAAAAAGCTACTGATAAAGAAAGATATGAGGATCGTTTTGATGAAAAATTTGAGAAAAATATGCGCTCAGAGACTTTTGAGTGGTTAAAGAAACAAGAACTAGCTTTATTCTTTTTTGAAACTGGCCCTAATGGTTTGGGAGTAAGAGCAATGGCCGTTGTACCGGCAAATGCAGCTTTTTTTGCTTTTGGTCTTTCTCTGCTGCAGGGAATAGTTGATACAAGAAAGCGAGATGAGTTATTTAAACCATCTTCATTTATTTATATAGCACCACCATTTCGCCATACCCATTTTGGTGGAGAACAAGTTGTAGTCCACCGTAGATTAGATAATAAATATGAGATGTTTGCCTATAATCTATATCCAGGGCCCAGTGCCAAAAAGGGAGTTTATGGGATGCTGATCAATCAGGGCGAAAAAGAGGAATGGGTAACTCTGCACTGCTCAGCTGTTCAAGTAGTAACTCCATATGGAAACACAGTCAATATCTCTCACGAAGGTGCTAGTGGTGGTGGTAAAAGTGAGATGTTAGAAGATATGCATCGAGAAAGAAGTGGGCGTCTACTTTTTGGTAAAAATTTAATGACAGATGAAAAGTTTCATATTACCTTACCTCAGGGTTGTGGTCTGCGTCCGATGACTGATGATATGGCAATTTGTCACAATTCACTCCAAAAAAATAATGGTAAACTAACTTTAATGGATGCTGAAAATTCTTGGTTTGTTAGAGTGGATCATATTAATAAATATGGTACTGAGCCGAACTTAGAATCTATTACGGCAGATCCAGATAAACCTTTATTATTTTTAAATATTGATGCTGCTCCAAATAGTACAGCTTTAATTTGGGAGCATATAGAGGATGAGCCGGATAAACCTTGTCCTAATCCTAGGGTAACTATTCCTAGAGATATTATACCCGATGTTTTAAAAGAACCTTTATCAATTGATGTACGTAGTTTTGGAGTTAGAGTACCACCGTGTACTAAAGAAAATCCAACTTATGGAATTTTAGGTTTATTTCATGTTCTGCCTCCAGCTCTTGCCTGGTTGTGGAGGTTAGTTGCTCCACGAGGACATGGTAATCCAAGTATTATTACAGGTGATGGAATGAGCTCAGAGGGGGTAGGATCTTACTGGCCTTTTGCCACAGGTAAAAAGGTTGATCAAGCAAATTTATTATTAGATCAGATTATTGACACCCCAAAAGTTAAGTATATTTTAGTTCCAAATCAGCATATTGGAGCCTGGAAAGTTGGATTTATGCCTGAGTGGATAACAAGAGAGTATTTAGCTCGACGAGGTGGAGCCTGGTTTACAGAAAATCAGTTAAGGCCTGCTAGAATGCCGCTTTTAGGATATTCACTGCAGGAATTGTTGGTAGAAGGCCAGAATATAGAAAGAGAATTTTTGCAGGTCCATCGTCAGCCAGAAGTAGGCCAAAAAGCCTATGATATAGGTGGTAAAATTCTTTCTGATTTCTTTAAGAAATGTATCAAAGAATATTTAGAGCCTGGACTTAATCCGATTGGTAAAAAAATTATTGAAACTGCACTTAATGATGGCAGTGTAGAAGCTTATAGCGATTTAATAGAAGGAGAACCTATAATCAGAGAAATCTAA
- a CDS encoding glucose-1-phosphate adenylyltransferase, with protein sequence MPREEMLAMLLAGGKGTRLGVLTKNIAKPAVPFGAEYRLIDFPLSNCTNSGINTVGVLTQYKPLILNSYIGSGSSWDLDRHNGGVTVLPPYVKEGGGSWYKGTADAIYQNIEFIDIYDPEYVLVLSGDHIYKMDYAEMLNYHKEKKADITIGVLEVPWEETHRFGIMNTNPEQKIIEFQEKPENAKNNLASMGIYIFSWEYLKKYLIAEAEANNDSAGDFGHDIIPKMMADELSFYAYTFKDYWKDVGTVESYWQAHMDLLGENPELDLQDRNWIIYSVNPNRPPQYLSEDAVVDNSMINKGTQIMGTVKNSVLFFGVKIAKDAVVENSVILPNTRINVGAKIKNSIVGRNVIIEKNSEIGIENETEDLKITVIGDDEVIPEASKIKAGMVVG encoded by the coding sequence ATGCCTAGAGAAGAAATGCTAGCCATGTTGCTTGCTGGAGGTAAGGGGACAAGGTTGGGAGTTTTAACTAAAAATATTGCTAAACCTGCTGTTCCTTTTGGAGCAGAATATAGACTAATTGATTTTCCACTCAGCAACTGTACAAATTCAGGCATTAATACTGTAGGAGTTTTAACTCAGTATAAACCACTAATTTTAAATAGTTATATTGGCAGCGGCAGCTCCTGGGATCTTGATCGTCATAATGGAGGTGTAACAGTACTTCCTCCTTATGTTAAAGAAGGTGGTGGTTCCTGGTATAAAGGTACTGCAGATGCAATTTATCAAAATATAGAGTTTATAGATATTTATGACCCAGAATATGTACTGGTTTTATCCGGTGACCATATTTATAAAATGGATTATGCTGAAATGCTAAACTATCACAAAGAAAAAAAGGCAGATATTACAATTGGAGTACTGGAAGTCCCCTGGGAAGAAACACATCGTTTTGGGATTATGAACACTAATCCAGAGCAAAAAATAATCGAATTCCAAGAAAAACCTGAGAATGCCAAAAATAATTTAGCTTCAATGGGCATCTATATTTTCAGCTGGGAATATCTAAAAAAATATTTAATCGCAGAAGCAGAAGCAAACAATGATTCTGCTGGAGACTTCGGCCATGATATTATCCCAAAAATGATGGCAGATGAATTATCTTTTTATGCCTACACTTTTAAAGATTACTGGAAGGATGTTGGAACTGTTGAAAGTTATTGGCAGGCCCATATGGATCTGTTAGGCGAAAATCCTGAACTAGATTTACAGGATCGAAACTGGATTATTTACAGTGTAAATCCTAATCGTCCCCCACAGTATCTATCAGAAGATGCAGTAGTGGATAATTCTATGATTAATAAAGGCACACAAATTATGGGTACTGTTAAAAACTCTGTTCTATTCTTCGGAGTTAAAATTGCCAAAGATGCAGTAGTTGAAAACTCAGTCATCTTGCCAAATACTAGGATTAACGTTGGCGCTAAAATAAAAAATTCTATTGTAGGCAGAAATGTAATAATTGAAAAAAATTCTGAAATAGGAATTGAAAATGAAACTGAAGATCTAAAAATCACTGTAATTGGTGATGATGAAGTAATACCAGAAGCTTCAAAAATCAAAGCAGGAATGGTGGTGGGATAA
- the gtfA gene encoding sucrose phosphorylase has protein sequence MTAKNKTMLITYADSMGQNLKDLKEILDKHFKDAVGGVHILPFFPSSADRGFAPLTYRKVDSKFGNWDDVEALKENYYLMFDFMVNHISKQSEYFKDFKQHKDDSKYSDFFIRYKDFWDNGEPTDKEVDLIYKRKPRAPYIDVEFEDGTSEKIWCTFAEEQLDLNMESEVVKEFIKESLEFLADKGASIIRLDAFAYAIKKAGSSCFFIEPDIWELLDYCKDILKEKNVEILPEIHEHHSIQLKIADKGHPVYDFSLPMLLLHSIYSSTSKRLRDWLKKCPDNQYTTLDTHDGIGVVDVKDLMTDQEIKETREMLYEQGSNVKKVYSSEAYDNLDIYQINCSYYSALGNDDDSYLLARAVQFFTPGIPQVYYMGLLAGKNDIELLEETKVGRNINRHYYSKNEIEKELKRPVVQQLIKLMEFRNSYPAFNGNYTIHDLSKAEELMISWQNGAAEAHLKADFSEHSFEIRYYDQKTDEMKTLAL, from the coding sequence TTGACAGCAAAGAATAAAACAATGTTAATTACATATGCCGATAGTATGGGTCAAAATTTAAAAGATTTAAAAGAAATTCTTGATAAACATTTTAAAGATGCAGTTGGTGGAGTCCATATTCTACCATTTTTCCCTTCTTCAGCAGATAGGGGTTTTGCGCCTTTAACTTATAGAAAAGTTGATTCTAAATTTGGAAACTGGGATGATGTAGAAGCTTTGAAAGAAAATTATTATTTGATGTTTGATTTTATGGTGAATCATATTTCAAAGCAGTCTGAGTATTTTAAGGATTTTAAGCAGCATAAAGATGATTCAAAGTACTCTGATTTTTTTATTCGTTACAAAGATTTCTGGGATAATGGGGAACCAACTGATAAAGAAGTAGATTTAATTTATAAGCGTAAACCTCGTGCTCCCTATATTGATGTAGAATTTGAGGATGGTACAAGCGAAAAAATCTGGTGTACCTTTGCGGAAGAGCAGCTAGATTTAAATATGGAGTCAGAGGTAGTTAAAGAATTTATCAAAGAAAGTCTGGAATTTTTGGCAGATAAGGGAGCTTCAATTATCAGACTTGATGCCTTTGCTTATGCAATTAAAAAGGCTGGAAGCAGTTGTTTTTTTATTGAGCCTGATATCTGGGAACTTTTAGATTATTGTAAAGACATTTTAAAAGAAAAGAATGTGGAAATTTTACCTGAAATTCATGAACATCATTCAATTCAGCTTAAGATTGCAGATAAAGGTCATCCAGTTTATGATTTTTCACTGCCCATGCTTTTACTGCATTCAATTTACAGTTCAACTTCTAAAAGGCTTAGAGATTGGCTCAAAAAATGTCCTGATAACCAATACACGACTCTTGATACTCATGATGGTATAGGTGTTGTTGATGTTAAGGATTTAATGACTGATCAGGAAATAAAAGAAACTCGAGAAATGCTTTATGAGCAGGGTTCTAATGTGAAAAAAGTCTACAGCAGTGAAGCTTATGATAATCTTGATATTTATCAGATTAACTGCAGTTATTATTCAGCTTTAGGTAATGATGATGATTCTTATCTATTGGCAAGAGCAGTTCAATTTTTTACTCCTGGTATACCACAGGTATATTATATGGGGCTGCTGGCTGGAAAAAATGATATTGAACTTTTAGAGGAAACAAAGGTCGGAAGAAATATTAACCGCCATTATTATTCTAAAAATGAGATTGAAAAAGAGCTTAAAAGACCGGTTGTACAGCAGTTGATTAAATTGATGGAGTTTCGTAATTCATACCCTGCTTTTAATGGCAACTATACTATTCATGATTTATCCAAAGCAGAAGAATTGATGATCAGCTGGCAAAATGGAGCTGCCGAAGCGCATCTAAAAGCAGATTTTAGTGAGCATAGTTTTGAGATTAGATATTATGATCAAAAAACAGATGAAATGAAAACATTAGCTCTATAA
- a CDS encoding LacI family DNA-binding transcriptional regulator: protein MTTQKDVAEKAGVTVTTVSRVINDRGYISEKTRNKVYQVMDELNYRPNAVARSLAKKKSNILGVILPVVHHPFFSSLLSYLEEYAYQNDYKVMLCNSQMNAKKEKEYINMLRAQQVDGIFLASHTLDIAAEIKVDLPILSFDRKIEGLPYICSDNDQGGKLAAEHLLEQGAKKLAYIGGSLKLNLLSNQRYYAFKERAAEAGLTVKNFQCQLDSFNRDQYQQLAVNVFKKNKAIDGIFASSDLIAAAVIKVAQKSMINVPENLKVIGYDDIELAQLYSPEITTIRQSAENIAQKSVQLLLKLIAGENIDRRTVLNVELIKREST from the coding sequence GTGACTACTCAAAAAGATGTAGCTGAAAAAGCAGGAGTTACAGTAACTACAGTTTCTCGAGTAATTAATGATCGAGGCTATATTTCAGAAAAAACCAGAAACAAAGTATATCAGGTAATGGATGAGTTGAATTATCGACCCAATGCTGTTGCCAGGTCACTTGCAAAGAAAAAATCTAATATTTTAGGTGTTATCTTACCGGTGGTTCATCACCCATTTTTTAGCAGTCTTTTATCTTATTTAGAAGAATACGCTTATCAAAATGATTATAAAGTGATGCTCTGTAATTCGCAGATGAATGCGAAAAAAGAAAAAGAATATATTAATATGCTGAGAGCACAGCAGGTAGATGGGATTTTTCTGGCAAGTCATACTCTTGATATTGCTGCTGAAATAAAAGTTGATCTGCCAATCTTGAGTTTTGATCGAAAAATTGAAGGATTACCTTATATTTGTTCTGACAATGATCAAGGTGGTAAATTAGCAGCAGAACACCTTTTAGAGCAGGGAGCAAAAAAATTAGCTTATATCGGTGGAAGTTTAAAATTAAATCTGCTTTCTAATCAGCGTTATTATGCTTTTAAAGAGAGAGCTGCAGAAGCTGGATTAACAGTTAAAAATTTTCAGTGTCAGTTAGATAGTTTTAATAGGGATCAATATCAGCAGCTGGCAGTCAATGTTTTCAAAAAAAATAAGGCAATAGACGGTATATTTGCCAGCAGTGACTTAATTGCAGCAGCCGTGATTAAAGTAGCTCAAAAAAGCATGATTAACGTTCCTGAAAATTTAAAAGTTATTGGTTATGATGATATTGAGCTTGCCCAATTATACAGCCCAGAAATAACTACAATCAGACAGTCAGCAGAAAATATTGCTCAAAAGTCTGTTCAGTTATTATTAAAATTAATAGCTGGAGAAAATATTGATAGAAGAACTGTTTTAAATGTAGAATTGATAAAAAGAGAATCGACATAA
- the glgD gene encoding glucose-1-phosphate adenylyltransferase subunit GlgD, with protein MMTPIYKKGGTNMNNVMAIINNALDESFLDKLTSHRSLASVPFGARYRLIDFPLSNLVNSGVTNVGLLLQTKYRSLMDHIGFGKAWDLDRKRNGLFILPPAHIYQANRAYKGDLQNFASNIDYIKRSNQEYVIVGSPNIVANIDYRDAFKYHVENQNDITIIYRELDVFRRDTTYTVVNTDDNDRIIDMKVNPKKNYYKKISLQRYIMKKDLLLDIIDECISKGEWDFVKNAIIGNLNNLKVYGYPFHSYASVINSINGYYKSNLELLKPNVWQDLFLKNGPIYTKPKDESPTAYKNGVNAKNILAANGCSIKGEVKNSILFRGVKVHPGATIKNSIIMQKSIIGKNAYLENVILDKGVQITAGKSLKGDINLPMIIAKNTLV; from the coding sequence ATGATGACACCTATTTATAAAAAGGGCGGAACAAATATGAATAATGTAATGGCAATTATTAATAATGCTCTGGATGAGTCCTTTTTAGATAAACTAACAAGCCACCGCTCTTTAGCTTCTGTTCCATTTGGAGCCCGCTATAGATTGATTGACTTCCCTTTATCTAATCTTGTTAACTCAGGGGTCACTAATGTTGGGCTGCTGCTTCAAACCAAATATCGATCTTTAATGGATCATATTGGTTTCGGTAAAGCCTGGGATTTAGATCGTAAAAGAAATGGTCTTTTTATTTTACCACCTGCTCACATTTATCAAGCAAATAGAGCCTATAAGGGAGACCTGCAGAACTTTGCTAGTAATATTGATTATATTAAAAGAAGTAATCAAGAATATGTTATTGTTGGTAGTCCAAATATAGTTGCTAATATTGATTATAGGGACGCCTTTAAATATCATGTGGAAAATCAAAATGATATCACAATAATTTATAGAGAATTAGACGTATTTAGAAGAGATACAACTTATACTGTTGTTAATACTGATGATAATGACCGAATAATTGATATGAAGGTAAATCCTAAAAAAAATTATTATAAAAAGATTTCTTTACAAAGATATATTATGAAAAAAGATCTGCTTTTAGATATAATTGACGAATGTATTTCCAAAGGAGAATGGGATTTTGTAAAAAATGCGATTATTGGTAATCTAAATAATTTAAAAGTTTATGGTTATCCTTTCCATTCCTATGCATCTGTAATTAATTCGATTAATGGTTATTATAAAAGCAATTTAGAGCTCTTAAAACCAAATGTCTGGCAGGATTTGTTTTTGAAAAATGGTCCTATTTATACTAAACCAAAAGATGAATCACCAACTGCTTACAAAAATGGAGTAAATGCTAAAAATATTTTAGCTGCCAACGGCTGCTCAATTAAAGGTGAAGTTAAAAATAGCATACTTTTTAGAGGAGTAAAAGTGCATCCTGGAGCTACAATAAAAAATTCAATTATTATGCAGAAATCTATTATTGGAAAAAATGCTTATTTAGAAAATGTAATCTTAGATAAAGGGGTTCAAATCACTGCTGGTAAATCTCTCAAAGGAGATATTAATTTGCCAATGATTATTGCCAAAAATACATTAGTTTAA